The Chitinimonas sp. BJYL2 genome has a segment encoding these proteins:
- a CDS encoding TetR family transcriptional regulator — MARRTKEQAAETREQLLDAAEAVFLRKGVGKTTLDDIAREANLTRGAVYWHFKDKGDLFAAMCDRVSLPMQAMLETLAAAPGPDPLGRLRDDGANILRQVGSDSHTQRVFEIMMFRVELNDTVQNVMAAEQQRGEHCRSQLASVLRVAQELGQLPPHLNTCLAAFALNSFLVGCIHEWLEHREFDLAEQADWLMETFFVGLRNAPPMPVAGAGCKAMPQG; from the coding sequence ATGGCACGACGAACCAAAGAACAAGCCGCGGAAACGCGCGAACAATTGCTGGATGCGGCGGAAGCCGTGTTCCTGCGCAAGGGTGTGGGCAAAACCACGCTAGACGATATTGCCCGCGAGGCCAATCTGACCCGTGGCGCCGTTTACTGGCACTTCAAGGACAAGGGCGATCTGTTCGCGGCAATGTGCGACCGTGTATCGCTACCCATGCAAGCGATGCTGGAAACGCTGGCTGCCGCACCAGGCCCCGATCCGCTCGGGCGCTTGCGTGACGATGGCGCCAATATCCTGCGTCAGGTCGGTTCCGATTCGCATACCCAGCGCGTGTTTGAAATCATGATGTTCCGCGTTGAACTCAACGACACCGTACAGAACGTGATGGCCGCCGAGCAGCAGCGTGGCGAGCACTGTCGCTCGCAATTGGCCAGCGTGCTCCGCGTGGCCCAGGAGCTGGGTCAGCTACCCCCGCACCTGAACACTTGTCTGGCCGCGTTTGCGTTGAACAGCTTTCTGGTCGGTTGCATCCACGAATGGCTGGAGCATCGCGAGTTCGATCTGGCCGAACAGGCTGATTGGCTGATGGAGACGTTTTTCGTGGGGCTGCGCAATGCGCCCCCCATGCCGGTTGCCGGCGCTGGGTGCAAAGCCATGCCGCAAGGCTGA
- a CDS encoding EAL domain-containing protein encodes MELFAQDEAVAALETSLATLTGEERLSALLPLAWHLRQRDCERALKLADEAHGLLAADRTESRHTMALRARLTLLKAEIRALFADLGEAEELAKAALTAFQRIDDPIGAGDCLWLQGSIEVDRGNRAQVEALQAETLAAYRAGADPIREQACIARSLAMTAFSDPDKAAAGITKHFPDKQHHDPGLHALVAIARANVAGLTNDPGTALKYDLEAYHGALGSGQLRQALVCASNVVEGFATLGELDTALQWSEQSLALARRSRWPGSIGVCLMQTGDVLRQVGRPEEAREHLLEGLAVMAALAGSRNQEQILGHLGQLELDDGNDTEAIAWFQRLENGLSAQREPDLLMKALRGRATCLSRLGRSTEALDCANAALDLARAHRNADGQIRSLIVLAEIHHDPALPPPPGMKAAAAPLHFLEQALQQAESISGYAVPVELFTRLAQAHADSGDYRAAYECGQAAHAARNRTRSEEAQRRALAMQIRNEVDRARADTEHHKRLAGTLQEANATLETLGRIGREITASLDANAVFEALYRHVNRLLDAASFAIYLLDEPTGMLSVAFGVDNGQPHPAYQVLLTSKTSLAARCARERREIVIDHNEDDVATRTIPGTVVTESMLFSPLEAGKRLLGVMTIQSEHPHAYSERECSIFRTLCAYGAIALDNAAAYGAMEAARRHAAEQEQELRVAAAAFESQEGMMISDSQRVILRVNSAFTRITGYPADAVVGKLPDLFRSARHDSEFYDQIIRTVMTAGSWQGEIWIRHARGHPFPLWLVVTAVRAADGTITNLVYALVDITERKLAEDEIRSLAFYDPLTNLPNRRLLMDRLRQALAQSDRNGQEGALLFVDLDNFKKLNDTRGHDVGDLLLQEVAKRLSAHLREGDTVARLGGDEFVILLEGISDDALEAAERVEVVGKKILATLNEPYVLQGSAHHSTPSVGVCLFRGQAITVEELLKQADLAMYQAKAAGRNTVRFFDPAMQAAVSAHAALEADLRQALDDQQLSLFFQPQVDRQGLIVGAEALVRWRHPERGMVSPADFIPLAEETGLILPLGDWVLDTACRQLAAWAACPASAHLTVAVNISARQFHDAGFSQLVHEAVARHGIRPDLLKLELTESLLLKDVESVIAKMNALRMLGIRFSLDDFGTGYSSLSYLKRLPLSQLKIDQSFVRDIFDDTNDMAIVRAVVTLGQSMGLEVIAEGVETEQQWRYLQEIGCNRYQGYLFGKPAPAASLSALLDPARAA; translated from the coding sequence ATGGAGTTGTTCGCACAGGATGAGGCCGTCGCCGCACTCGAAACGAGTCTGGCCACGCTGACCGGCGAGGAGCGGCTGTCGGCACTGCTGCCACTGGCATGGCACCTGCGCCAGCGAGACTGCGAACGTGCCCTCAAGCTCGCGGACGAAGCGCACGGCCTGCTGGCTGCTGATCGCACCGAGTCCCGTCACACCATGGCACTGCGCGCCCGCCTGACCCTGCTGAAGGCCGAGATACGCGCGTTGTTTGCCGATCTGGGCGAAGCCGAGGAACTGGCAAAGGCCGCGCTGACCGCGTTCCAGCGCATTGACGATCCCATCGGTGCGGGAGACTGCCTGTGGCTGCAAGGCAGCATTGAAGTCGACCGTGGTAACCGGGCACAGGTCGAAGCGCTGCAAGCCGAGACACTGGCCGCCTATCGAGCCGGTGCTGACCCGATACGGGAACAAGCCTGCATCGCCCGCTCACTGGCCATGACGGCCTTTTCCGACCCCGACAAGGCGGCAGCCGGCATTACCAAGCATTTCCCCGACAAGCAGCACCATGATCCGGGCCTGCATGCGCTGGTGGCGATTGCCCGCGCCAATGTCGCGGGCCTGACCAACGACCCCGGTACCGCACTCAAGTACGATCTGGAGGCCTACCACGGCGCACTGGGCAGCGGTCAGCTCAGGCAGGCGCTGGTTTGTGCCTCCAATGTGGTCGAAGGCTTCGCCACACTGGGCGAGCTGGACACCGCCCTGCAGTGGAGCGAGCAATCGCTGGCGCTGGCACGACGGAGCCGCTGGCCAGGCAGTATCGGGGTATGCCTGATGCAGACCGGCGACGTACTGCGCCAGGTTGGCCGGCCCGAAGAAGCGCGCGAGCACCTGCTGGAAGGCCTGGCGGTGATGGCGGCACTGGCCGGCTCGCGCAATCAGGAACAGATACTCGGCCACCTTGGACAACTGGAACTCGACGACGGCAACGATACCGAGGCGATCGCGTGGTTCCAGCGTCTTGAAAACGGCCTCAGCGCACAACGCGAGCCCGATCTGCTGATGAAGGCCTTGCGTGGGCGGGCTACCTGCCTGTCTCGCCTGGGACGCTCGACAGAAGCACTGGACTGCGCCAACGCGGCACTGGATCTGGCGCGCGCGCATCGCAATGCCGACGGCCAGATCCGTTCGCTGATCGTACTGGCAGAAATCCACCACGATCCGGCGCTGCCACCACCACCCGGCATGAAAGCCGCGGCAGCCCCCCTGCATTTTCTGGAGCAGGCCCTGCAGCAGGCCGAATCCATCAGCGGCTATGCCGTTCCCGTCGAATTGTTCACACGGCTGGCCCAGGCCCATGCCGACAGCGGCGATTACCGTGCGGCCTACGAATGTGGTCAGGCCGCCCATGCCGCGCGTAACCGTACGCGCAGCGAAGAAGCCCAGCGGCGTGCTCTGGCCATGCAGATCCGCAACGAGGTGGACCGTGCCCGCGCCGATACCGAACACCACAAGCGCCTCGCCGGCACCTTGCAGGAAGCCAACGCCACCCTGGAAACCCTGGGCCGGATCGGACGGGAAATCACCGCAAGCCTCGATGCCAATGCGGTATTCGAAGCGCTCTACCGCCATGTCAACCGACTGCTTGATGCGGCTTCGTTTGCCATTTACCTGCTCGACGAACCCACCGGCATGCTCAGCGTGGCCTTCGGTGTGGACAACGGCCAGCCCCATCCCGCCTATCAGGTCTTGCTGACCAGCAAGACCTCGCTGGCAGCGCGCTGCGCCCGTGAACGGCGGGAGATCGTCATCGACCATAACGAGGACGATGTCGCCACCCGCACCATACCCGGCACGGTCGTTACCGAGAGCATGCTGTTCTCGCCGCTCGAAGCGGGCAAACGCCTGCTTGGGGTGATGACCATCCAGTCGGAACATCCTCACGCCTACAGCGAACGGGAATGCTCGATCTTCCGCACCCTCTGCGCCTATGGCGCCATCGCGCTGGACAATGCGGCCGCCTATGGCGCCATGGAAGCGGCACGCCGCCACGCCGCCGAGCAGGAGCAGGAACTACGGGTAGCCGCTGCCGCGTTTGAGTCGCAGGAAGGCATGATGATCAGCGACAGCCAGCGCGTCATCCTGCGAGTCAACAGTGCGTTCACCCGCATTACCGGTTACCCCGCCGATGCCGTGGTGGGCAAACTGCCCGACCTCTTCCGCTCTGCCAGACACGACAGCGAGTTTTACGACCAGATCATCCGCACCGTCATGACTGCCGGTAGCTGGCAAGGCGAGATCTGGATACGCCATGCGCGAGGGCACCCCTTCCCGCTCTGGCTGGTGGTCACAGCCGTGCGTGCTGCCGATGGCACCATCACCAACCTGGTCTATGCCCTGGTCGACATCACCGAACGCAAGCTAGCCGAGGATGAAATCCGCAGCCTCGCCTTCTACGATCCGCTCACCAACCTGCCCAATCGCCGCCTCCTGATGGACCGGTTGCGCCAGGCGCTGGCCCAGAGTGATCGCAATGGCCAGGAAGGCGCCCTGCTGTTTGTGGACCTCGATAACTTCAAGAAGCTCAACGACACGCGCGGCCACGATGTAGGCGACTTGCTGCTGCAGGAAGTCGCCAAACGCCTGAGCGCCCATCTGCGCGAGGGAGATACCGTCGCGCGGCTCGGTGGCGACGAGTTCGTGATCTTGCTCGAAGGCATCAGCGACGATGCACTGGAGGCCGCAGAGCGCGTGGAAGTGGTGGGCAAGAAAATTCTCGCCACACTCAATGAACCCTATGTCTTGCAAGGCAGCGCCCATCACAGCACCCCTAGCGTTGGTGTCTGCCTGTTCAGGGGCCAGGCCATTACGGTGGAGGAACTGCTCAAGCAGGCCGACCTTGCCATGTACCAGGCCAAGGCAGCCGGACGTAACACCGTGCGCTTTTTCGATCCGGCCATGCAGGCTGCCGTCAGTGCCCACGCTGCACTGGAAGCCGACTTGCGCCAGGCGCTGGATGACCAGCAGCTATCCCTGTTTTTCCAGCCACAGGTAGACCGGCAGGGCCTGATCGTGGGTGCCGAGGCACTGGTCCGCTGGCGTCACCCCGAACGCGGCATGGTCTCGCCAGCCGACTTCATTCCGCTGGCCGAGGAAACCGGCCTGATCCTGCCGTTAGGAGACTGGGTGCTCGATACGGCCTGCCGGCAGTTGGCCGCCTGGGCAGCCTGCCCGGCCAGCGCCCACCTCACCGTGGCCGTGAATATCAGCGCCCGCCAGTTTCACGATGCCGGCTTCTCCCAGCTGGTTCACGAGGCAGTGGCCCGTCACGGCATCCGCCCCGACCTGCTCAAGCTGGAACTCACGGAAAGCCTGCTGCTGAAAGACGTAGAGAGCGTGATCGCGAAGATGAACGCACTGCGCATGCTGGGCATCCGCTTCTCGCTCGACGATTTCGGCACCGGCTACTCGTCCCTGTCTTATCTCAAGCGCCTGCCACTTTCCCAACTCAAGATCGACCAGAGCTTCGTGCGCGATATTTTTGACGATACCAATGACATGGCCATCGTCCGTGCCGTCGTCACCCTGGGGCAGAGCATGGGGCTGGAAGTCATCGCCGAAGGCGTGGAGACCGAGCAGCAGTGGCGCTATCTGCAGGAAATCGGTTGCAACCGTTATCAGGGCTATCTGTTCGGCAAACCCGCGCCCGCCGCCTCACTCAGCGCACTGCTCGACCCAGCCCGCGCCGCCTGA